A portion of the Maylandia zebra isolate NMK-2024a linkage group LG9, Mzebra_GT3a, whole genome shotgun sequence genome contains these proteins:
- the naa50 gene encoding N-alpha-acetyltransferase 50 isoform X1: MKGSRIELGDVTPHNIKQLKRLNQVIFPVSYNDKFYKDVLEVGELAKLAYFNDIAVGAVCCRVDHSQNQKRLYIMTLGCLAPYRRLGIGTKMLNHVLNICEKDGTFDNIYLHVQISNESAIDFYQKFGFEIIETKKNYYKRIEPADAHVLQKSLRSPCALPSGELQKSE; the protein is encoded by the exons ATGAAAGG tagccggATCGAGCTGGGGGACGTTACGCCCCACAACATTAAGCAGCTGAAACGCCTCAACCAGGTCATCTTCCCCGTCAGCTACAACGACAAGTTTTACAAAGATGTGCTGGAAGTTGGAGAGCTTGCAAAGCTAG CGTACTTCAATGACATTGCAGTGGGTGCTGTGTGCTGCAGAGTGGACCACTCTCAGAACCAGAAGAGACTGTACATCATGACACTTGGCTGTCTAGCACCCTACCGTAGACTTGGAATTG GTACAAAGATGCTTAATCATGTGCTAAACATCTGCGAGAAGGATGGAACTTTTGATAATATTTACCT TCATGTGCAGATCAGCAATGAGTCGGCCATTGACTTTTACCAGAAGTTTGGCTTTGAGATTATTGAGACAAAGAAGAATTACTACAAGAGGATAGAGCCTGCAGATGCCCATGTGTTGCAAAAGAGCCTGCGCAGTCCTTGTGCACTGCCCAGTGGAGAGCTTCAGAAGTCAGAGTAG
- the naa50 gene encoding N-alpha-acetyltransferase 50 isoform X2, whose product MKGRIELGDVTPHNIKQLKRLNQVIFPVSYNDKFYKDVLEVGELAKLAYFNDIAVGAVCCRVDHSQNQKRLYIMTLGCLAPYRRLGIGTKMLNHVLNICEKDGTFDNIYLHVQISNESAIDFYQKFGFEIIETKKNYYKRIEPADAHVLQKSLRSPCALPSGELQKSE is encoded by the exons ATGAAAGG ccggATCGAGCTGGGGGACGTTACGCCCCACAACATTAAGCAGCTGAAACGCCTCAACCAGGTCATCTTCCCCGTCAGCTACAACGACAAGTTTTACAAAGATGTGCTGGAAGTTGGAGAGCTTGCAAAGCTAG CGTACTTCAATGACATTGCAGTGGGTGCTGTGTGCTGCAGAGTGGACCACTCTCAGAACCAGAAGAGACTGTACATCATGACACTTGGCTGTCTAGCACCCTACCGTAGACTTGGAATTG GTACAAAGATGCTTAATCATGTGCTAAACATCTGCGAGAAGGATGGAACTTTTGATAATATTTACCT TCATGTGCAGATCAGCAATGAGTCGGCCATTGACTTTTACCAGAAGTTTGGCTTTGAGATTATTGAGACAAAGAAGAATTACTACAAGAGGATAGAGCCTGCAGATGCCCATGTGTTGCAAAAGAGCCTGCGCAGTCCTTGTGCACTGCCCAGTGGAGAGCTTCAGAAGTCAGAGTAG
- the atp6v1ab gene encoding V-type proton ATPase catalytic subunit A — MDMSKLPKIRDEERESQFGYVHGVSGPVVTATAMAGAAMYELVRVGHSELVGEIIRLEGDMATIQVYEETSGVSVGDPVLRTGKPLSVELGPGIMGSIFDGIQRPLKDINDLTQSIYIPRGVNIGALNRDLKWDFSPSKSLRVGSHITGGDIYGMVYENSLIKHKIMLPPKNRGTVTYVAPPGNYDITDVVMELEFEGVKEKFTMVQVWPVRQVRPVTEKLPANHPLLTGQRVLDALFPCVQGGTTAIPGAFGCGKTVISQSLSKYSNSDVIIYVGCGERGNEMSEVLRDFPELTMEVDGKTESIMKRTALVANTSNMPVAAREASIYTGITLSEYFRDMGYNVSMMADSTSRWAEALREISGRLAEMPADSGYPAYLGARLASFYERAGRVKCLGNPEREGSVSIVGAVSPPGGDFSDPVTSATLGIVQVFWGLDKKLAQRKHFPSVNWLISYSKYTRALDEYYDKHFPEFVPLRTKAKEILQEEEDLAEIVQLVGKASLAETDKITLEVAKLIKDDFLQQNGYTPYDRFCPFYKTVGILSNMIAFYDMARHAVETTAQSDNKITWAIIREHMGEILYKISSMKFKDPVKDGEAKIKAEYAQLVEDMQNAFRTLEE; from the exons ATGGACATGTCCAAGCTGCCCAAGATCAGGGATGAGGAGAGGGAGAGCCAGTTTGGATACGTTCACGGAGTCTCTGGACCAG TGGTGACAGCGACGGCCATGGCAGGAGCAGCCATGTATGAGCTGGTCCGTGTCGGCCACAGTGAGCTGGTGGGAGAGATTATCAGGCTGGAGGGAGACATGGCCACCATCCAGGTCTATGAAGAGACAT CTGGTGTGTCTGTGGGCGATCCTGTGCTCCGCACGGGGAAACCTCTTTCAGTCGAGCTGGGTCCAGGAATCATGGGCTCGATCTTTGATGGTATCCAACGACCTCTGAAGGACATTAATGACCTCACACAAAGCATCTACATTCCCAGAGGTGTAAATATTGGAGCCCTCAACCGAGACCTCAAGTGGGATTTTTCTCCCAGCAAGAGTCTGCGG GTTGGCAGTCACATCACAGGCGGCGACATCTACGGTATGGTGTACGAGAACTCCCTCATTAAGCACAAGATCATGTTGCCTCCTAAAAACAGAGGCACCGTGACCTACGTGGCTCCGCCTGGAAACTATGATATCACT gATGTGGTGATGGAGCTGGAGTTTGAAGGCGTGAAGGAGAAGTTCACCATGGTGCAGGTGTGGCCTGTCAGACAAGTGCGGCCTGTCACAGAGAAGCTGCCCGCCAATCACCCGCTGCTGACCGGACAGAGAGTGCTGGACGCCCTTTTCCC ATGTGTGCAAGGAGGAACCACAGCTATCCCAGGAGCCTTTGGCTGTGGAAAGACTGTCATCTCCCAGTCCCTGTCCAAATACTCCAACAGTGATGTCATCATCTACGTAGGCTGTGGGGAGCGTGGAAATGAGATGTCAGAAGTATTGAGAGACTTCCCTGAA ctgacgatggaggtggatggAAAGACGGAGAGCATCATGAAGAGAACAGCGCTGGTGGCCAACACCTCCAACATGCCCGTAGCTGCCAGAGAAGCCTCCATCTACACAG GAATCACTCTGTCTGAGTACTTCAGAGACATGGGGTACAACGTGAGCATGATGGCCGACTCCACCTCTCGTTGGGCTGAGGCTCTCAGGGAGATTTCTGGACGTCTAGCTGAGATGCCTGCTG ACAGTGGTTATCCTGCGTATCTGGGTGCCCGACTCGCCTCCTTTTATGAGCGTGCCGGAAGAGTGAAGTGCCTGGGCAACCCAGAGAGGGAAGGCAGCGTCAGTATTGTAGGCGC tgtatcgccccctggtggtgaCTTCTCTGATCCTGTTACCTCAGCCACACTTGGTATTGTTCAG GTGTTCTGGGGTTTGGATAAGAAGCTGGCTCAGAGGAAGCACTTCCCATCCGTCAACTGGCTCATCAGCTACAGCAAATACACCCGCGCCCTGGATGAATATTACGACAAGCACTTCCCTGAATTTGTACCTTTGCGTACCAAGGcgaaggagattctgcaggaggaagaggaccTGGCAGAGATTGTGCAGCTTGTCGGAAAG GCTTCACTGGcagaaacagataaaatcacactGGAAGTGGCCAAACTGATCAAAGATGACTTCCTGCAGCAGAACGGTTACACTCCTTATGACAG GTTCTGTCCTTTCTACAAGACAGTGGGCATTCTCTCCAACATGATAGCTTTCTATGACATGGCACGGCACGCGGTGGAAACCACAGCTCAGAGCGACAACAAAATCACCTGGGCCATAATCAGGGAGCACATGGGAGAAATCCTCTACAAGATCAGCTCGATGAAATTCAAG GACCCGGTTAAGGATGGTGAAGCCAAGATCAAGGCCGAGTATGCACAGCTGGTGGAGGACATGCAGAACGCCTTCCGTACCTTGGAGGAATAG